The Claveliimonas bilis genome window below encodes:
- the pgsA gene encoding CDP-diacylglycerol--glycerol-3-phosphate 3-phosphatidyltransferase produces MNLPNKLTVLRVIMVPFFVLFMLTDLGGEAGKWIALVIFCLASLTDMLDGKIARARNLVTNFGKFMDPLADKLLVCSAMICLIPTGQLPAWVVIVIIAREFIISGFRLVASDSGIVIAASYWGKFKTVSQMLMVIVLIADLGGVFDMIGTALIWIALILTVVSLVDYIAKNVQVLTKGGM; encoded by the coding sequence ATGAATTTACCAAATAAACTGACAGTGTTAAGAGTGATTATGGTTCCGTTTTTCGTGCTTTTTATGCTGACTGATCTGGGGGGAGAAGCAGGAAAGTGGATTGCCCTTGTGATCTTTTGTCTGGCAAGTCTTACAGATATGCTGGACGGCAAGATCGCCCGGGCCAGAAACCTGGTGACGAATTTCGGGAAATTTATGGATCCGCTGGCAGATAAGCTTCTTGTCTGCTCGGCGATGATCTGTCTCATTCCTACCGGACAGCTTCCGGCATGGGTTGTGATCGTTATCATTGCAAGGGAATTTATCATCAGCGGCTTCCGTCTGGTGGCATCTGACAGTGGAATTGTGATCGCGGCAAGTTATTGGGGGAAATTTAAGACCGTTTCTCAGATGCTGATGGTGATCGTACTGATCGCTGACCTGGGGGGTGTGTTCGATATGATCGGCACAGCTCTGATCTGGATTGCTCTTATTCTCACTGTCGTATCTTTGGTTGATTACATTGCAAAGAATGTGCAGGTACTGACAAAAGGAGGCATGTAA
- a CDS encoding competence/damage-inducible protein A — protein MTVELISVGTEILLGNIVNTNAAYLAEKIAILGLSCYHQSTVGDNEERLEDAIRLALSRSDIVILSGGLGPTKDDLTKEVTAKVFGRELYEDAHTKERIQSYFDQTGLKKEITPNNWKQALVPEGAIVVDNHNGTAPGLILEGEGKTAILLPGPPNEIKPMFERDIAPYLNRLQPEGIYSTMVKVCSIGESKAETMVADLMEEQTNPTLAPYAKTGEVHFRVTAKAADEETAGKLMEPMLQELKKRFGNYIFTMDENVTMEESIVDLLKEKQMTVTTAESCTGGLLSGRILNVPGASAVYKEGYITYSNEAKEKLLGVSHETLETYGAVSYETAREMAAGAARSAGADVALAVTGIAGPDGGTKEKPVGLVYIGCFVKGKVRAEEFHFTGNRSKNRDYAVIKALTLLREELLEK, from the coding sequence ATGACAGTGGAACTCATATCCGTAGGGACAGAGATCCTTCTTGGAAATATTGTAAATACCAATGCGGCTTACCTGGCTGAAAAGATCGCGATTCTGGGCTTATCCTGCTACCATCAAAGCACGGTAGGCGACAATGAAGAAAGACTGGAAGATGCGATCCGTCTGGCGCTTTCCAGATCAGATATTGTTATTTTAAGTGGCGGACTGGGTCCCACAAAAGACGATCTGACAAAAGAAGTAACAGCGAAAGTATTCGGCAGGGAGCTTTACGAGGATGCCCATACAAAAGAGCGGATCCAGTCCTATTTCGATCAGACAGGACTGAAAAAGGAGATCACGCCCAACAACTGGAAACAGGCTCTTGTGCCGGAGGGAGCAATTGTAGTGGATAACCATAACGGAACGGCTCCGGGGCTGATTCTGGAAGGTGAGGGAAAGACAGCGATCCTTCTTCCCGGTCCTCCAAATGAGATCAAACCAATGTTCGAACGGGACATTGCTCCCTATCTGAACCGCCTGCAGCCGGAAGGAATCTATTCTACCATGGTAAAGGTTTGCTCTATTGGAGAGAGTAAGGCAGAAACGATGGTGGCAGATCTGATGGAGGAGCAGACCAATCCGACTCTTGCGCCGTATGCCAAGACCGGTGAAGTACATTTCCGTGTAACGGCTAAGGCGGCGGACGAAGAGACAGCCGGAAAATTAATGGAGCCCATGCTCCAGGAGCTGAAAAAGCGGTTTGGAAATTATATTTTCACCATGGATGAAAATGTAACAATGGAGGAGTCTATTGTAGATCTTTTGAAGGAAAAACAGATGACAGTAACGACTGCGGAATCCTGTACAGGCGGTCTGCTCTCCGGTCGTATTTTAAATGTACCCGGGGCATCTGCTGTATATAAAGAAGGATATATTACTTATTCCAACGAAGCCAAAGAAAAATTGCTTGGTGTGTCCCATGAGACGTTGGAGACATATGGTGCTGTCAGCTATGAGACTGCCAGGGAAATGGCAGCCGGAGCAGCGCGGTCGGCCGGGGCAGATGTAGCTTTGGCGGTGACGGGAATTGCCGGACCGGACGGAGGAACGAAGGAAAAACCGGTAGGACTTGTCTATATCGGGTGCTTTGTGAAGGGGAAAGTAAGAGCAGAAGAATTTCATTTTACAGGCAACAGAAGCAAGAACAGAGATTATGCAGTGATAAAGGCGCTGACCCTTCTTCGGGAGGAGCTGCTTGAGAAGTAA
- a CDS encoding GNAT family N-acetyltransferase → MMIRRLYGQEVLDALHLVWDVFVQDVAPCYTSEGVEAFSQFIRYENIEQKMRTEGLTVFGAYEGNVLKGAGAIHPSGHIALLFVKKEDQGKGIGKQIFHALCGYAAQTFHVTKITVNAAPGSVEAYRHFGMRDVASEQVRDGIRFIPLEMWITPAAPKKDHKKIYLIIGAAVLCLAVFVLSAVAVFREVGNAVTSQSPSEGWQDGGEDFYDWYEQMPYSSDGQDGQDSSGQEDSGLDAIDAYVSDEADYEVKEENYSYIPDDTTSTVIQFEVYYPQIEGLSDSVQKKVNQTLENCAMETVDKLYLNPSQEMKEKVLSEDNPVLASLVEYKVTYQGKDMLSVMFQDYGYEGSMSDSYTALRCVNINLKDGTIYDVKDIVELNDEFIGEWLDGMRDEADEETLLSELNEEEMKEVLAGDSRDGCYDDNFFVDADGIEIGLSFRYSDTSEANTGFAWVTAPFELDELAPYQTDSSFWDLLES, encoded by the coding sequence ATGATGATACGACGGCTGTACGGTCAGGAAGTATTGGATGCACTTCACCTTGTATGGGATGTTTTTGTACAGGATGTAGCTCCCTGTTATACGTCAGAGGGAGTGGAGGCCTTTTCCCAGTTTATCCGGTATGAAAATATTGAGCAGAAAATGAGAACAGAAGGATTGACTGTATTTGGCGCTTATGAGGGAAATGTGCTGAAAGGCGCAGGTGCCATCCATCCTTCGGGACATATTGCACTTTTGTTTGTGAAAAAAGAAGATCAGGGCAAGGGAATCGGGAAGCAGATTTTTCATGCCCTGTGCGGGTATGCGGCGCAGACTTTCCATGTGACAAAGATTACGGTAAATGCGGCGCCCGGATCAGTCGAGGCATACCGTCATTTTGGAATGCGGGATGTGGCTTCGGAACAGGTAAGGGACGGCATCCGGTTTATTCCGCTTGAAATGTGGATCACACCTGCAGCGCCGAAGAAAGATCATAAAAAGATCTATCTGATCATCGGAGCGGCAGTCCTTTGCCTGGCAGTTTTTGTGCTCTCAGCTGTGGCAGTGTTCCGGGAGGTAGGCAATGCAGTGACAAGCCAGTCCCCATCAGAAGGCTGGCAGGACGGCGGCGAGGATTTTTATGACTGGTATGAGCAGATGCCCTATTCTTCTGACGGCCAGGATGGACAGGATTCTTCCGGGCAGGAGGACAGCGGGCTGGACGCGATCGACGCATATGTTTCTGATGAAGCGGATTATGAAGTAAAAGAAGAAAATTACAGCTATATTCCCGACGATACCACAAGTACGGTGATCCAATTTGAGGTTTATTATCCGCAGATAGAGGGATTAAGTGACTCTGTACAGAAGAAAGTGAATCAGACACTGGAAAACTGTGCCATGGAGACGGTGGATAAGCTCTATCTGAATCCTTCACAGGAAATGAAAGAGAAAGTATTAAGTGAGGATAATCCGGTACTTGCAAGTCTTGTAGAATATAAAGTTACGTATCAGGGAAAAGATATGTTAAGTGTCATGTTCCAGGATTACGGCTATGAGGGAAGCATGAGTGACAGCTATACAGCTCTTCGCTGTGTGAACATCAACCTGAAAGACGGAACAATCTATGATGTGAAAGATATTGTGGAGCTGAATGACGAGTTTATAGGAGAATGGCTGGACGGAATGCGGGATGAGGCAGATGAGGAAACTCTTCTTTCTGAATTGAACGAGGAAGAGATGAAGGAAGTGCTGGCAGGTGACAGCAGGGACGGCTGCTATGATGACAATTTCTTTGTAGATGCCGATGGAATAGAGATTGGCCTTAGCTTCCGCTATTCCGACACATCAGAAGCCAATACAGGCTTTGCGTGGGTGACAGCGCCTTTTGAGCTGGATGAACTTGCGCCTTATCAGACAGACAGCAGTTTCTGGGATCTGCTGGAATCATAA
- a CDS encoding DNA topoisomerase III, producing the protein MKALVIAEKPSVARDIGRVLKCTKNGSGFLEGGQYVVTWGLGHLVTLADPEDYDPKYKTWKMEDLPMMPEHFKLEVIRQTQKQYHAVKSQIHRKDIGEIIIATDAGREGELVARLILEKAGSKKPVKRLWISSVTDKAIREGFAHLRRGEDYKPLYDAALCRAEADWLVGMNATRALTCKYNAQLSCGRVQTPTLAIVAKQEEKIRKFVPETFYGLNAYAKGITLTWSDQKSGSSRTFDKNRIQEIKKKVTGKEAVITEMKTSRKKTFPPLLYDLTELQKDAYRRFGFSPKETLNIMQRLYENHKVLTYPRTDSRYISSDIVPTLKDRVQACAVGPYRKAAGKVFKGPFTKDAPFVNDKKVSDHHAIIPTEQFVQLEHMTGEERKIYDLVIKRFLAALYPPAEFEEIKITAVIEGETFTAKGRKVLKEGWREVYSQEEDPDEEQDMPKAFPPMERGKHIQGLSFTVTEGKTKPPARFNEGTLLAAMESPAAYMETQDKKAAKTLGETGGLGTVATRADIIDKLFGSFLLEKKGSEIYLTSKAKQLLELVPEDLKKPELTADWEMKLSRIADGKMKRGTFMHEIRDYANSLTEEIRMGEGTFRHDNLTNTKCPVCGKRMLKVQGKKSEMLVCQDRECGHREVLARVSNARCPNCHKKMMLRGQGDGQVFVCACGYKEKLSAFKERRKKEGAGVSKKDVQKYLNKQKDEPVNLAFAEAFAKLKLDE; encoded by the coding sequence ATGAAAGCATTAGTAATAGCAGAAAAGCCATCAGTAGCAAGGGATATTGGCCGTGTTTTGAAATGTACCAAAAACGGCTCCGGCTTTCTGGAGGGCGGACAGTACGTGGTAACATGGGGCCTGGGGCATCTGGTCACCCTGGCAGATCCAGAGGATTATGATCCAAAATATAAGACCTGGAAGATGGAAGATCTTCCGATGATGCCGGAACATTTTAAACTGGAAGTGATCCGTCAGACACAGAAACAGTATCACGCGGTGAAAAGCCAGATCCACAGAAAGGATATAGGAGAGATCATCATTGCTACAGACGCGGGGAGAGAAGGAGAGCTGGTAGCACGGCTGATCCTGGAAAAAGCCGGGAGCAAAAAGCCGGTGAAGAGACTCTGGATCTCTTCTGTAACAGATAAGGCGATCCGGGAAGGATTTGCTCATCTAAGAAGGGGAGAAGATTACAAGCCTCTTTATGATGCAGCGCTTTGCCGGGCAGAGGCAGACTGGCTGGTGGGCATGAACGCTACCAGAGCCCTGACCTGTAAATATAACGCCCAGCTTTCCTGTGGGCGGGTACAGACGCCGACGCTTGCTATTGTAGCCAAACAGGAGGAGAAGATCCGGAAATTTGTTCCGGAGACTTTCTATGGGCTGAATGCGTATGCAAAAGGGATCACTCTGACGTGGAGTGATCAGAAATCGGGAAGCAGCCGTACATTTGATAAAAACAGAATACAGGAGATCAAAAAGAAGGTGACCGGGAAGGAAGCGGTAATAACCGAGATGAAGACTTCCAGGAAGAAAACATTCCCGCCTCTTTTATATGATCTGACAGAACTTCAGAAGGATGCGTACCGGCGATTCGGATTCTCGCCCAAGGAGACGCTGAATATTATGCAGAGGCTTTATGAAAATCATAAGGTACTCACTTATCCAAGGACAGATTCCCGCTATATCAGCAGCGATATTGTGCCCACTTTGAAAGACAGGGTACAGGCCTGTGCTGTGGGACCTTACCGGAAAGCTGCAGGGAAAGTTTTCAAAGGGCCTTTCACGAAAGATGCGCCCTTTGTCAATGATAAAAAGGTATCGGATCATCATGCCATCATTCCCACAGAGCAGTTTGTTCAGCTGGAGCATATGACAGGCGAGGAACGAAAGATCTATGATCTTGTGATCAAAAGGTTTCTTGCGGCTTTATATCCCCCGGCAGAATTTGAAGAGATAAAAATAACTGCCGTAATAGAAGGAGAAACCTTTACGGCAAAAGGCAGGAAGGTGCTGAAAGAAGGCTGGAGAGAAGTATACAGTCAGGAGGAAGACCCGGACGAAGAACAGGATATGCCAAAAGCATTCCCTCCCATGGAAAGGGGAAAACATATACAGGGGCTGTCTTTTACTGTCACAGAAGGAAAGACAAAGCCCCCGGCAAGATTCAACGAAGGAACTCTTCTTGCCGCTATGGAAAGTCCTGCTGCTTACATGGAAACACAGGATAAGAAGGCTGCAAAAACACTGGGAGAGACCGGAGGGCTCGGAACCGTGGCAACCCGCGCGGATATTATAGATAAGCTTTTCGGCAGTTTTCTCCTGGAAAAAAAGGGAAGCGAGATCTATCTGACTTCCAAGGCGAAACAGCTTCTTGAGCTGGTGCCGGAAGACCTGAAAAAGCCGGAACTCACGGCAGACTGGGAGATGAAGCTTTCCAGAATCGCTGACGGGAAGATGAAGCGAGGCACATTCATGCATGAGATCCGGGACTATGCAAACAGTCTGACAGAAGAGATACGGATGGGAGAAGGTACTTTCCGTCATGATAATCTGACCAATACAAAATGTCCGGTGTGCGGGAAGAGAATGCTGAAAGTACAGGGAAAGAAGTCAGAAATGCTGGTCTGCCAGGACAGGGAATGCGGACACCGGGAGGTGCTGGCAAGAGTATCCAATGCAAGATGTCCAAACTGCCATAAGAAAATGATGCTTAGAGGGCAGGGGGATGGCCAGGTATTTGTATGTGCCTGCGGATATAAGGAAAAACTTTCCGCTTTCAAAGAGAGAAGGAAGAAAGAGGGAGCAGGAGTCAGCAAAAAGGATGTTCAGAAATATCTGAACAAACAGAAGGATGAACCTGTGAATCTGGCTTTTGCAGAGGCTTTTGCGAAATTGAAGCTGGATGAATAG
- a CDS encoding GGGtGRT protein, giving the protein MALFESYERRIDKINEVLNSYGIASLEEAEKITKDAGLDVYNQIKGIQPICFENACWAYITGAAIAIKKGCSRAADAAAAIGEGLQAFCIPGSVADQRKVGLGHGNLGKMLLEEETDCFAFLAGHESFAAAEGAIGIAEKANKVRKKPLRVILNGLGKDAAKIISRINGFTYVQTEYDYYTGELKEVQRIAYSDGLRSKVNCYGANDVREGVAIMWKEGVDVSITGNSTNPTRFQHPVAGTYKKECVEAGKKYFSVASGGGTGRTLHPDNMAAGPASYGMTDTLGRMHSDAQFAGSSSVPAHVEMMGLIGAGNNPMVGMTVAVAVSIEEAAKAGKF; this is encoded by the coding sequence ATGGCTTTATTTGAATCATATGAAAGAAGAATAGATAAAATCAATGAAGTATTAAACAGCTACGGCATTGCTTCATTAGAAGAAGCTGAAAAAATCACAAAGGACGCCGGACTGGACGTATACAATCAGATCAAGGGAATCCAGCCTATCTGTTTTGAAAATGCCTGCTGGGCATATATTACAGGTGCTGCAATCGCAATCAAAAAGGGATGTTCAAGAGCTGCTGACGCTGCTGCTGCAATCGGAGAAGGTCTTCAGGCTTTCTGTATTCCGGGTTCTGTAGCTGATCAGCGTAAAGTTGGACTTGGACATGGAAATCTCGGAAAAATGCTTCTGGAAGAAGAAACAGACTGTTTCGCTTTCCTTGCAGGACATGAGTCTTTTGCCGCTGCTGAAGGTGCAATCGGTATTGCTGAAAAAGCAAACAAAGTTCGTAAGAAACCTCTTCGCGTTATCCTGAACGGACTTGGAAAAGACGCTGCAAAGATCATTTCCAGAATCAACGGATTTACTTATGTACAGACAGAATATGATTACTATACAGGAGAACTGAAAGAAGTTCAGAGAATCGCTTATTCTGACGGACTTCGCTCCAAAGTAAACTGCTATGGTGCAAACGATGTACGTGAAGGTGTTGCTATCATGTGGAAGGAAGGCGTTGATGTCTCCATCACAGGTAACTCCACAAACCCGACACGTTTCCAGCATCCGGTTGCAGGAACATACAAAAAAGAATGTGTAGAAGCAGGAAAGAAATACTTCTCTGTTGCTTCCGGCGGTGGTACAGGACGTACTCTTCACCCGGACAACATGGCTGCAGGACCGGCTTCCTACGGTATGACAGATACACTGGGACGTATGCATTCTGATGCACAGTTTGCAGGATCCTCTTCTGTTCCGGCTCACGTTGAAATGATGGGTCTGATCGGAGCAGGAAACAACCCGATGGTTGGTATGACAGTTGCTGTTGCCGTTTCTATTGAAGAAGCTGCAAAGGCAGGAAAATTCTAA
- a CDS encoding iron-sulfur cluster assembly scaffold protein: MIYSHEVEMMCPVAQGANHGPAPIPEEAKWVQAKEIKDISGLTHGVGWCAPQQGTCKLTLNVKDGIIQEALVETIGCSGMTHSAAMASEILPGKTILEALNTDLVCDAINTAMRELFLQIVYGRTQSAFSEDGLPIGAGLEDLGKGLRSQVGTMYGTLAKGPRYLEMAEGYVTGIALDEHDEIIGYQFVSLGKFTDFIKAGDTPNDAWEKAKGQYGRVADAVKIIDPRKE, from the coding sequence ATGATTTATTCACATGAAGTAGAAATGATGTGTCCGGTAGCTCAAGGTGCAAATCACGGACCAGCTCCGATCCCGGAAGAAGCAAAATGGGTGCAGGCAAAAGAAATTAAAGATATTTCCGGTCTGACACACGGTGTAGGCTGGTGTGCTCCGCAGCAGGGAACCTGCAAACTGACTTTAAATGTCAAAGACGGAATTATTCAGGAGGCACTTGTAGAGACAATCGGATGTTCCGGTATGACTCACTCTGCAGCTATGGCTTCTGAAATCCTTCCTGGAAAAACAATTCTGGAAGCGCTGAATACAGACCTGGTCTGCGACGCTATCAATACAGCAATGAGAGAACTTTTCCTCCAGATCGTATACGGAAGAACTCAGAGCGCATTCTCTGAGGACGGGCTTCCGATCGGTGCAGGACTTGAAGACCTTGGAAAAGGACTTCGCTCTCAGGTTGGTACTATGTACGGTACACTGGCAAAAGGACCTCGTTACCTCGAAATGGCTGAAGGTTATGTCACAGGAATCGCACTGGATGAACATGATGAGATCATCGGATATCAGTTCGTAAGCCTTGGAAAGTTCACAGACTTCATCAAAGCCGGTGACACACCAAACGATGCATGGGAGAAAGCAAAAGGTCAGTACGGCCGTGTTGCTGATGCTGTTAAAATCATCGATCCGCGCAAAGAGTAA
- a CDS encoding transposase — translation MANSTSTTYRLKRKILTFTNKISRRLSKPDRKFTADMVYGILASRSCLLTDISDQLHETVQKANTVKRLSNHLSEGTPASAAASYLHTVKRRVPSEPVVLIDESDIVKPDGKQFEALGIIRDGSESTQTKSVYKKGYHVTEACALTASKHPVSVFSMIHSSAEKDYKSVNTITFDAIKQAAALFGKATFVMDRGYDDNKIFLVLDHLKQNYVIRLKSNRKLLYHNKWTKATELRNRRKGKVKADVFYKGKRHTAYLSHVKVHITASRKDIYLVLVYGITEHPMMLATNKEIRSKDDVIRIARTYFSRWRIEEYFRCKKQTYQFENFRVRKLEAINALNFYITLAMAFLAQEELSPDTNPLKVSIIQEANPIKEKVSFCYYRLAKGIFGILSYAKEGIRLWYRTKRPVNRQLCLKLTV, via the coding sequence ATGGCTAATTCTACATCAACTACTTATCGTTTGAAAAGAAAAATTTTGACTTTTACTAATAAAATCTCCCGCAGACTTTCGAAACCAGACCGAAAGTTCACAGCAGATATGGTTTATGGCATTCTGGCATCCAGAAGCTGCCTGCTCACTGATATTTCCGACCAGCTTCATGAAACAGTACAGAAAGCCAATACTGTAAAACGGCTTTCCAATCATCTTTCAGAAGGAACGCCGGCTTCTGCGGCTGCTTCTTATCTCCATACCGTAAAGAGACGCGTTCCCTCTGAACCAGTGGTCCTCATTGATGAAAGTGATATCGTAAAACCAGATGGAAAACAGTTTGAAGCTCTTGGTATCATTCGCGATGGTTCTGAAAGCACACAGACGAAAAGTGTTTATAAAAAAGGATACCATGTAACAGAGGCCTGTGCCCTGACTGCCAGCAAGCATCCTGTCAGTGTTTTTTCCATGATCCATTCTTCTGCTGAGAAGGACTATAAATCTGTAAACACCATCACGTTTGATGCGATCAAACAGGCAGCTGCTCTTTTTGGGAAGGCCACCTTTGTTATGGACCGCGGTTATGATGACAATAAGATATTTCTCGTCCTCGACCATCTGAAGCAGAATTACGTGATCCGTCTGAAATCCAACCGGAAACTTCTTTATCACAATAAATGGACAAAGGCAACGGAACTGCGGAACCGGAGGAAAGGAAAAGTAAAAGCGGATGTTTTCTATAAAGGAAAAAGACATACCGCATATCTTTCCCACGTAAAAGTTCATATCACTGCCTCCCGGAAGGATATCTATCTGGTCCTGGTCTATGGGATCACGGAACATCCCATGATGCTGGCTACAAACAAAGAGATCCGTTCAAAGGATGATGTGATCCGCATTGCCAGAACCTACTTTTCCAGATGGCGGATCGAGGAATATTTTCGTTGTAAAAAGCAGACCTATCAGTTTGAAAACTTCCGTGTAAGGAAACTGGAAGCCATTAATGCGCTTAACTTTTATATTACTTTAGCCATGGCATTTTTAGCGCAGGAAGAATTAAGTCCTGATACAAACCCCCTGAAAGTTTCAATCATACAGGAAGCTAATCCAATCAAGGAGAAAGTCAGTTTCTGCTATTATCGGTTGGCAAAAGGCATCTTCGGCATACTGTCATATGCAAAAGAGGGCATCCGGCTCTGGTACAGGACAAAACGTCCAGTGAACCGTCAACTCTGCCTTAAGCTGACCGTTTGA
- a CDS encoding GntR family transcriptional regulator, protein MKVKVNLDEVLYHKIIESLIRGEYAVGEKIMLNDLCEKFEVSRTPVVQAVKMLGKDGILKIMSNGRVYVPDLEEGTVDQIIEIRRLLEGHALEKTLNGSKEHVERTIKDLRKYAEQCRECFEKEEYVELAMADLKFHRAIVQSAGNKIMDDLYTGVQGRFIVLNYLIRPLKTRKYERTVEDHFMLIELMENGKTKEALQKLGNHIGGSGVPDTETDKEK, encoded by the coding sequence ATGAAAGTAAAAGTAAACCTGGATGAAGTTCTTTATCATAAGATCATTGAAAGTTTGATCCGGGGAGAATATGCTGTCGGTGAGAAAATTATGCTGAATGATCTGTGTGAAAAATTCGAGGTCAGCCGGACTCCTGTTGTGCAGGCTGTAAAAATGTTAGGCAAAGATGGAATTTTAAAGATCATGTCAAATGGAAGGGTGTATGTGCCGGATCTGGAAGAAGGAACAGTAGATCAGATTATTGAAATCCGCCGGCTTCTGGAGGGGCATGCTCTGGAGAAAACATTGAACGGAAGTAAAGAACATGTTGAAAGAACGATAAAAGATCTGCGAAAATATGCCGAACAGTGTCGGGAATGTTTTGAGAAGGAAGAATATGTAGAACTTGCAATGGCAGATCTGAAGTTTCACAGAGCAATCGTACAAAGCGCCGGAAATAAGATCATGGATGATCTTTACACTGGAGTGCAGGGAAGGTTTATCGTACTGAATTACCTGATCAGGCCTTTGAAGACGAGAAAGTATGAAAGAACGGTAGAGGACCATTTTATGCTGATCGAGTTGATGGAAAACGGGAAAACAAAAGAAGCACTGCAAAAACTCGGCAATCATATCGGTGGATCAGGAGTTCCCGATACAGAAACAGACAAGGAAAAATAG